The following proteins are encoded in a genomic region of Pseudodesulfovibrio mercurii:
- a CDS encoding ABC transporter substrate-binding protein — translation MITRRHFLSMSAGALALFPFLSAHRVLAAPEKLVLSGPPAPLSLPLVRLAQQSPAGLPAMEMKQWRNPDIMRAWMVSGEAQVSAAPANAAAILYNKGLPVRLLDVNNGGILSLLTRDPSVKDFTDIKGKKVLLFYRGDIPDTIVRYLAAKQGIDPDADMTVSYADSPFEALQMLLSKRADTVLLPEPAAMAAVLKAKASGMELHRIVLQDVWEKVTGNTLFLPLGGTICQASMAEKEPQTVAALRTGIGQAVDWINAHPAEAAQQSADFFGLKAPVLQKSLETFPIRRLPAAEARKDLEFYYKALMELSPKLTGGKLPDDAFYLG, via the coding sequence ATGATCACACGCAGGCATTTTCTCTCCATGAGCGCCGGGGCCCTGGCCCTGTTCCCCTTCCTGTCCGCCCACCGGGTCCTGGCCGCACCGGAAAAGCTGGTCCTGTCCGGCCCGCCCGCGCCCCTGAGCCTCCCCCTGGTCCGCCTGGCCCAACAGTCCCCGGCCGGGCTGCCCGCAATGGAGATGAAGCAGTGGCGCAACCCGGACATCATGCGCGCCTGGATGGTCTCGGGCGAGGCCCAGGTCTCGGCCGCCCCGGCCAACGCCGCCGCCATCCTGTACAACAAAGGGCTGCCGGTCCGCCTCCTGGACGTCAACAACGGCGGCATCCTCAGCCTCCTGACCCGCGATCCGTCCGTCAAGGATTTCACGGACATCAAGGGCAAGAAGGTCCTGCTCTTCTACCGGGGGGACATCCCGGACACCATCGTCCGCTACCTGGCCGCGAAGCAGGGCATCGACCCGGACGCGGACATGACCGTTTCCTACGCGGACTCGCCATTCGAGGCGTTGCAGATGCTTCTGTCCAAGCGCGCGGACACGGTCCTGCTGCCCGAGCCGGCGGCCATGGCGGCCGTGCTCAAGGCCAAGGCGTCCGGCATGGAGCTGCACCGCATCGTGCTCCAGGACGTCTGGGAAAAGGTCACCGGCAACACCCTGTTCCTGCCCCTGGGCGGGACCATCTGCCAGGCCTCCATGGCGGAGAAGGAACCGCAGACCGTGGCCGCGCTCCGGACCGGCATCGGCCAGGCCGTGGACTGGATCAACGCCCACCCGGCCGAGGCCGCCCAACAGTCCGCCGACTTCTTCGGGCTCAAGGCCCCGGTCCTGCAAAAATCCCTGGAGACCTTCCCCATCCGGCGTCTCCCCGCCGCCGAGGCCCGCAAGGACCTGGAATTTTACTACAAGGCCCTGATGGAGCTGTCGCCCAAACTGACGGGCGGCAAGCTGCCGGACGACGCCTTCTACCTGGGCTAG
- a CDS encoding sigma-54-dependent transcriptional regulator, which translates to MARILIIDDDELIRSGLSRCFGDLGHEILTADSLSRGLVRARSGVDVIYLDLNLPDGDGHMSINELSAAPGGPEVIVLTGLKDNFGAQETLTSGAWDYIQKPATPSVLKASLESALKYRSDKFAAQQPARTFDDGGIIGKSPAMDRVRQLMAKAAESEAGVLILGETGAGKELAAQAIHRNSARRDKPFVVVDCSNLTETLLESVLYGHVKGAFTGAMTDHRGLVAEADGGTLFLDEIGELPPSLQKSFLRVLQEHRFRPVGSSREQASDFRLMAATNRDLEAMTRTGTFRSDLLFRLRTLEISLPPLRERDQDVILLARHFAKSACERYRLPPKQFSKQLARVLHPYTWPGNVRELGNVMEAAVIAAGQEPVIYPKHLPGHIRVSSLDRAKPKRAPARPQPNQATDGPIQAYNDYKALRDQAYFRQLMDICDFDIPEASRLSGLSVPSIYRHLSLAGIRRNRK; encoded by the coding sequence ATGGCACGCATACTGATCATCGACGACGACGAGCTCATCCGAAGCGGCCTGTCCCGCTGCTTCGGCGACCTCGGCCACGAGATCCTGACCGCCGACAGCCTGAGCCGGGGGCTGGTCCGGGCGCGCAGCGGCGTGGACGTCATCTACCTGGACCTGAACCTGCCCGACGGCGACGGACACATGTCCATCAACGAGCTGTCCGCCGCGCCCGGCGGGCCCGAGGTCATCGTCCTGACCGGCCTGAAGGACAACTTCGGGGCCCAGGAGACCCTGACCAGCGGGGCCTGGGACTACATCCAAAAACCGGCCACGCCCTCGGTCCTCAAGGCGTCCCTGGAGAGCGCCCTCAAGTACCGCAGCGACAAGTTCGCGGCCCAGCAACCGGCCCGAACCTTCGACGACGGCGGGATCATCGGCAAATCCCCGGCCATGGACCGGGTCCGACAGCTCATGGCCAAGGCCGCCGAGAGCGAGGCCGGGGTGCTCATCCTCGGCGAGACCGGGGCGGGCAAGGAGCTGGCCGCCCAGGCCATCCACCGCAACAGCGCCCGCCGCGACAAGCCCTTCGTGGTCGTGGACTGCTCCAACCTGACCGAGACCCTGCTCGAAAGCGTGCTCTACGGCCACGTCAAGGGGGCCTTCACCGGGGCCATGACCGACCACCGGGGGCTGGTGGCCGAGGCCGACGGCGGCACCCTGTTCCTGGACGAGATCGGCGAGCTGCCGCCCTCCCTGCAGAAGTCCTTCCTGCGCGTGCTCCAGGAGCACCGCTTCCGGCCCGTGGGCTCCTCCCGCGAACAGGCCAGCGACTTCCGGCTCATGGCCGCCACCAACCGCGACCTGGAGGCCATGACCCGGACCGGGACCTTCCGCTCGGACCTGCTCTTCCGGCTGCGCACCCTGGAAATCTCCCTGCCGCCCCTGCGCGAGCGCGACCAGGACGTCATCCTCCTGGCCCGCCACTTCGCCAAGTCGGCCTGCGAACGCTACCGCCTGCCCCCCAAGCAGTTCTCCAAGCAGCTGGCCCGCGTCCTGCACCCCTACACATGGCCCGGCAACGTCCGCGAACTGGGCAACGTCATGGAGGCGGCGGTCATCGCCGCCGGACAGGAGCCGGTCATCTATCCCAAGCACCTGCCCGGCCACATCCGCGTCTCCTCCCTGGACCGGGCCAAGCCCAAGCGCGCCCCGGCCCGGCCCCAGCCGAACCAGGCCACGGACGGCCCCATCCAGGCCTACAACGACTACAAGGCGTTGCGCGACCAGGCCTACTTCCGCCAGCTCATGGACATCTGCGACTTCGACATCCCCGAGGCCAGCCGGTTGTCGGGCCTGAGCGTGCCGAGCATCTACCGCCATCTCTCCCTGGCGGGCATCCGGCGCAACAGGAAATAG
- a CDS encoding ATP-binding protein: MQIPAPSDLRLFARQSPTPMAVLGPDGVIAYANNAFTRLLPADAPFPEGRRPDELPFHARFLRVLEDGLAQVALTGMEQLVEMGDPSAPDRELASCRLVPLPGGEIVVEVHRHAEVERLRAALRDEKVLRRQSDMLRERGRLLFFDVVNELPVFVYMQRRDYSVAYANKKTLAFYGEVGGRRCYQMFGGRDDPCPHCPTFRVFDTGEPVDWQFTDDAGRTFHIYDYPFEDENGEPLVMELGVDITELKRVERELFQAQKMRAIGVLAGGIAHDLNNNLVPIIFNVDYALGKADNTPMEAPLAEALRAAYKASELVEQVLEYSRQQEVSRSPLHLTPLARENLAILQGTLPDHVRLDMDCSADNDCVLANPSQVQQVLLNLCRNAVQAMPGGGTLSVRLSNLHLDSQKEAPHSGLALGDHVVLTVSDTGHGIEPGSAERIFEPFYTSKSKSGGTGMGLAVVHAIVTCNGGTIHVDSVPGRGTTFTVYLPCTATPETKTLARETRPAARSTGRLLLVDDDAGALQAMQRVLRDAGYEVFTASSGQEGLKEFFRGKGRFDLVVTDQSMPGMTGMEMAARVLEHAPDAKVVICTGHVEARLEAQARLTGVAGFVMKPMSPRTLVENVNKFRM; this comes from the coding sequence ATGCAGATACCCGCACCTTCCGATCTCCGGCTCTTCGCCCGGCAGAGCCCGACCCCCATGGCCGTGCTCGGCCCGGACGGGGTCATCGCCTATGCCAACAACGCCTTCACCCGGCTGCTCCCGGCGGACGCACCCTTTCCAGAGGGGCGGCGGCCGGACGAGCTGCCCTTCCACGCCCGGTTCCTGCGGGTCCTCGAGGACGGCCTGGCCCAGGTGGCCCTGACCGGCATGGAGCAGTTGGTGGAGATGGGCGACCCGTCGGCCCCGGACCGGGAGCTGGCCTCCTGCCGCCTGGTGCCCCTGCCCGGCGGCGAGATCGTGGTCGAGGTCCACCGCCACGCCGAGGTGGAGCGGCTGCGCGCGGCCCTGCGCGACGAAAAGGTCCTCCGGCGGCAGTCGGACATGCTCCGCGAGCGCGGCCGGCTGCTCTTCTTCGACGTGGTCAACGAGCTGCCCGTGTTCGTCTACATGCAGCGGCGCGACTACTCCGTGGCCTACGCCAACAAGAAGACCCTGGCCTTCTACGGCGAGGTGGGCGGGCGGCGCTGCTACCAGATGTTCGGCGGCCGCGACGACCCCTGTCCCCACTGCCCTACCTTCCGGGTCTTCGACACGGGCGAGCCCGTGGACTGGCAGTTCACCGACGACGCGGGCCGGACCTTCCACATCTACGACTATCCCTTCGAGGACGAGAACGGGGAGCCCCTGGTCATGGAGCTGGGGGTGGACATCACCGAGCTGAAGCGGGTGGAGCGGGAGCTGTTCCAGGCCCAGAAGATGCGGGCCATCGGCGTGCTTGCGGGCGGCATCGCCCACGACCTGAACAACAACCTGGTCCCGATCATCTTCAATGTAGACTACGCCCTGGGCAAGGCGGACAACACGCCCATGGAGGCCCCCCTGGCCGAGGCCCTGCGCGCCGCGTACAAGGCCTCGGAACTGGTCGAACAGGTCCTGGAGTACAGCCGCCAGCAGGAGGTCAGCCGCTCGCCCCTGCACCTGACCCCCCTGGCCCGCGAGAACCTGGCCATCCTGCAGGGCACCCTGCCCGACCACGTGCGCCTGGACATGGACTGCTCGGCGGACAACGACTGCGTCCTGGCCAACCCCTCCCAGGTCCAGCAGGTTCTGCTCAACCTCTGCCGCAACGCCGTCCAGGCCATGCCCGGCGGCGGCACCCTGTCCGTGCGTCTGTCCAACCTGCACCTGGACTCGCAGAAGGAAGCCCCGCACTCGGGCCTGGCCCTGGGCGACCACGTGGTCCTGACCGTGTCGGACACGGGCCACGGCATAGAGCCGGGCTCGGCGGAGCGCATCTTCGAGCCCTTCTACACGAGCAAGAGCAAGAGCGGCGGCACGGGCATGGGGCTGGCCGTGGTCCACGCCATCGTGACCTGCAACGGCGGGACCATCCACGTGGACTCCGTGCCGGGCCGGGGGACCACCTTCACGGTCTACCTGCCCTGCACCGCCACCCCGGAGACCAAGACCCTGGCCCGCGAAACCCGCCCGGCCGCCCGGTCAACGGGCCGCCTGCTCCTGGTGGACGACGACGCCGGGGCCCTCCAGGCCATGCAGCGCGTCCTGCGCGACGCGGGCTACGAGGTCTTCACGGCCTCCAGCGGACAGGAGGGTCTCAAGGAATTTTTCCGGGGCAAGGGGCGGTTCGACCTGGTGGTCACGGACCAGTCCATGCCCGGCATGACCGGCATGGAGATGGCCGCCCGCGTCCTGGAACACGCTCCGGACGCCAAGGTGGTCATCTGCACCGGCCACGTGGAGGCCCGGCTGGAGGCCCAGGCCCGGCTCACCGGGGTGGCGGGCTTCGTCATGAAGCCCATGTCGCCCCGGACGCTGGTGGAAAACGTCAACAAGTTCCGCATGTAG
- a CDS encoding glutamine synthetase family protein, giving the protein MSLPKPSSIDSIKKQIRDHDIQFVRFEQADLYGVSRSKTVPVGAFMDYIENGLNFYGGLLGLDIQSMVPKGTGYAEEVAFEDHCTVPDLSTFTVLPWVPNTANITVDPYWYDGRPAMASPRLLLKKILDEFAAMGYICRLGYEFEFYVLDKETRKPVYDGQPIFVTLKNNFDIDYTYDLMRKMDQAGVRIITQNSEHGPGQQEINLYYQDGLPAADTAFLYKMGCKEISLQHGYIATWLTKPFINSSASGSHFHVSLIDKKTGKNAFNAPDGECGLSELARDFLAGMLKHARANTVFTAPTINCYKRYRVNSFAPHTATWGMENRTVGIRLKGCRGESTHFENRLACGGTNPYLLALSTLAAGLEGIRSKPELPDPVLGIAYDDETLPRLPFTLDEAVEAFEQDTDLHAVLDPEFIKLVLAVKKFEVETARAKFADYGTPEFNNRVDPWEWDYYMELL; this is encoded by the coding sequence ATGAGCCTGCCAAAACCATCTTCCATCGACAGCATCAAGAAGCAGATCCGGGATCATGACATCCAGTTCGTCCGTTTCGAGCAAGCGGACCTGTACGGCGTGTCCCGGAGCAAGACCGTGCCGGTCGGCGCGTTCATGGACTATATAGAGAACGGCCTGAACTTTTACGGCGGACTGCTCGGCCTGGACATCCAGTCCATGGTCCCCAAGGGGACCGGGTACGCCGAGGAGGTGGCCTTCGAGGACCATTGCACGGTGCCGGACCTGTCCACCTTCACGGTCCTGCCCTGGGTGCCCAACACGGCCAACATCACCGTGGACCCCTACTGGTACGACGGCCGCCCGGCCATGGCCTCCCCGCGCCTGCTGCTCAAGAAGATCCTCGATGAGTTCGCCGCCATGGGCTACATCTGCCGGTTGGGCTACGAGTTCGAGTTCTACGTGCTGGACAAGGAGACCAGGAAGCCGGTCTACGACGGACAGCCCATCTTCGTCACCCTCAAGAACAACTTCGACATCGACTATACCTACGACCTGATGCGCAAGATGGACCAGGCCGGGGTGCGGATCATCACCCAGAACTCCGAGCACGGGCCGGGACAGCAGGAGATCAACCTGTACTACCAGGACGGCCTGCCCGCCGCGGACACCGCCTTCCTCTACAAGATGGGCTGCAAGGAGATTTCCCTGCAGCACGGCTACATCGCCACCTGGCTGACCAAGCCGTTCATCAATTCCAGCGCCTCGGGCTCCCACTTCCACGTCTCCCTCATCGACAAGAAGACCGGCAAGAACGCCTTCAACGCCCCGGACGGCGAGTGCGGCCTGTCCGAGCTGGCGCGCGACTTCCTGGCGGGCATGCTCAAGCACGCCCGGGCCAACACCGTGTTCACCGCCCCGACCATCAACTGCTATAAGCGCTACCGGGTCAATTCCTTCGCCCCGCACACCGCCACCTGGGGCATGGAGAACCGCACCGTGGGCATCCGCCTGAAGGGCTGCCGGGGCGAGTCCACCCATTTCGAGAACCGGCTGGCCTGCGGCGGGACCAACCCCTACCTTCTGGCCCTGTCCACCCTGGCCGCCGGCCTTGAGGGCATCCGTTCCAAGCCGGAGTTGCCCGATCCGGTCCTGGGCATCGCCTACGACGATGAAACCCTGCCCAGGCTGCCGTTCACCCTGGACGAGGCCGTGGAGGCCTTCGAGCAGGACACGGACCTGCATGCCGTGCTCGACCCCGAGTTCATCAAGCTGGTCCTGGCCGTGAAGAAGTTCGAGGTCGAGACCGCCAGGGCCAAGTTCGCGGACTACGGTACCCCCGAATTCAACAATCGCGTCGATCCATGGGAGTGGGACTACTACATGGAACTGCTGTAG
- a CDS encoding acyl-CoA--6-aminopenicillanic acid acyl-transferase, with translation MSTIPVIELTGTPFERGVAHGRALGDLIAEFVESVTSVHQMNNGFIRVDKDRLETFCMKNLGFLEKFSPELVEEMRGIAEGAGVTFKEILYLNSFLELEDLRAPGIGGTVLPDGLWGCTTFNVTRDAGEGGRAYIGQTYDMEKYYERFLCLLRIVPEQGPAQLVISFAGILGLVGLNAAGVGAVINKVTATDARPGVVYPFIMRRALSSERIGDALGAAIFSPRAGGINYQFAGSGVAFCAETSAAYYQLLDIDGSIAHTNHFVGRDMRRFETPNWLSHGGSMVRKQVADNFLKRHRGALNPEKLKELTRDHTNYPRCICAHGFPGEDPKTAFHTVFAVIMDPEAGWLELCSGNPCENTYERHVL, from the coding sequence ATGAGCACCATTCCCGTCATAGAACTGACCGGCACCCCCTTCGAACGGGGCGTCGCCCACGGCCGGGCCCTCGGGGACCTGATCGCGGAGTTCGTGGAGTCCGTGACCTCGGTCCACCAGATGAACAACGGGTTCATCCGCGTGGACAAGGACCGGCTCGAAACCTTTTGCATGAAGAATCTCGGCTTCCTCGAAAAGTTCTCCCCCGAGCTGGTGGAGGAGATGCGCGGCATCGCTGAGGGCGCGGGCGTGACCTTCAAGGAGATTCTCTACCTCAACTCCTTCCTGGAGCTGGAGGACCTGCGTGCGCCCGGCATCGGCGGCACGGTCCTGCCCGACGGCCTGTGGGGCTGCACCACCTTCAACGTCACCCGCGACGCCGGGGAGGGCGGCCGGGCCTACATCGGCCAGACCTACGACATGGAGAAATACTACGAGAGGTTTCTCTGCCTGCTGCGCATCGTTCCGGAACAGGGCCCGGCCCAGCTGGTCATCTCGTTCGCGGGCATCCTCGGCCTGGTCGGCCTGAACGCGGCGGGCGTGGGCGCGGTCATCAACAAGGTCACGGCCACGGACGCCCGGCCCGGCGTGGTCTACCCGTTCATCATGCGCAGGGCGCTATCCAGCGAGCGCATCGGCGACGCGCTGGGCGCGGCCATCTTCTCGCCGCGCGCGGGGGGCATCAACTACCAGTTCGCGGGAAGCGGGGTGGCCTTCTGCGCCGAGACCTCGGCCGCGTACTACCAGCTCCTCGACATCGACGGGTCCATCGCCCACACCAACCACTTCGTGGGCCGGGACATGCGCCGGTTCGAGACCCCCAACTGGCTGTCCCACGGCGGGTCCATGGTGCGCAAGCAGGTGGCCGACAACTTCCTGAAGCGCCATCGCGGCGCCCTCAACCCCGAGAAGCTCAAGGAGCTGACCAGGGACCACACCAATTATCCCCGGTGCATCTGCGCCCACGGGTTCCCCGGCGAGGACCCGAAGACGGCCTTCCACACGGTCTTCGCCGTGATCATGGACCCCGAGGCGGGGTGGCTGGAGCTGTGTTCCGGCAATCCCTGCGAGAATACCTACGAGCGCCACGTCCTCTGA
- a CDS encoding extracellular solute-binding protein — protein METNAKLEKTLKEYESGGMTRRSFLKTMTTLGVAAAVANAVALSPLGAVKAFAAISGPEERAWALAKVAAAKATKKTLTLLIPTGSIGNMTPYADKWKNELGITLEFIEEPDEVVHTKGMQEAVAKTGRYDVMMPTAMSYPDWIDSGVIYDLTDWTEKYDPELFNKEWGVVFPASHHAQLYNGRVAGLLNDGDQITLLCRKDYLEDSDKAKAFEDKFGRKLAVPDTWKEYYDLASFMHDPAKGFYGSLEYRSPYYVKWMFMQRLVSKGMLYFDGEMNPTFNSDEGVAALEDMLAMNQFLHPDAFSFTWSSNYNAFGRGEGFMNIVWPSGFKYSMAPSTGPATTGKIAATVMPADFTKDGTKLYAGMFCWGYGYAVSKYSANPELAYAYSQWMTSPTISADAIPYLGGYSDPYRVNHMLEPTKRLVDTYTKPYLNTLYNNMVNTVPDFCLPGGFEYQDALDKEVHACMTGSKKPKEALEQAAHKFERITRRIGKDKVKKAWIALTSNLAAPIKKAAGVDNWS, from the coding sequence ATGGAAACGAATGCGAAGTTGGAGAAGACCCTGAAAGAGTATGAGTCCGGCGGCATGACCCGCCGCTCGTTCCTCAAGACCATGACCACCCTGGGCGTGGCCGCGGCCGTGGCCAACGCCGTGGCCCTGTCGCCGCTGGGCGCGGTCAAGGCGTTCGCCGCCATCTCCGGTCCCGAGGAGCGCGCCTGGGCCCTGGCCAAGGTGGCTGCGGCCAAGGCCACGAAGAAGACCCTGACCCTGCTCATTCCCACCGGGTCCATCGGCAACATGACCCCGTATGCCGACAAGTGGAAGAACGAACTCGGCATCACCCTGGAGTTCATCGAGGAGCCGGACGAGGTCGTCCACACCAAGGGCATGCAGGAGGCCGTGGCCAAGACCGGCCGGTACGACGTCATGATGCCCACGGCCATGTCCTATCCGGACTGGATCGACTCCGGCGTCATCTACGACCTGACCGACTGGACCGAGAAGTACGACCCCGAGCTGTTCAACAAGGAATGGGGCGTGGTCTTCCCGGCCTCGCACCATGCCCAGCTGTACAACGGCCGCGTGGCCGGTCTGCTCAACGACGGCGACCAGATCACCCTGCTGTGCCGCAAGGACTACCTTGAGGATTCCGACAAGGCCAAGGCCTTCGAGGACAAGTTCGGCCGCAAGCTGGCCGTGCCCGACACCTGGAAGGAGTACTACGACCTGGCCTCCTTCATGCATGATCCGGCCAAGGGCTTCTACGGTTCCCTGGAATACCGCTCCCCGTACTACGTCAAGTGGATGTTTATGCAGCGCCTCGTGTCCAAGGGCATGCTCTACTTCGACGGCGAGATGAACCCGACCTTCAATTCCGACGAAGGCGTGGCCGCCCTGGAAGACATGCTGGCCATGAACCAGTTCCTGCACCCGGACGCCTTCTCCTTCACCTGGTCCTCCAACTACAACGCCTTCGGCCGGGGCGAGGGCTTCATGAACATCGTCTGGCCGTCCGGCTTCAAGTACTCCATGGCCCCGTCCACCGGCCCGGCCACCACCGGCAAGATCGCGGCCACCGTCATGCCCGCCGACTTCACCAAGGACGGCACCAAGCTGTACGCGGGCATGTTCTGCTGGGGCTACGGCTACGCGGTCTCCAAGTATTCCGCCAACCCCGAGCTGGCCTACGCCTACTCCCAGTGGATGACCTCGCCGACCATCTCGGCCGACGCCATCCCGTACCTCGGCGGCTACTCCGACCCGTATCGCGTCAACCACATGCTCGAACCCACCAAGCGGCTGGTGGACACCTACACCAAGCCGTACCTGAACACCCTGTACAACAACATGGTCAACACCGTGCCCGACTTCTGCCTGCCCGGCGGCTTCGAGTACCAGGACGCCCTGGACAAGGAGGTGCACGCCTGCATGACCGGTTCCAAGAAGCCCAAGGAGGCCCTGGAACAGGCCGCGCACAAGTTCGAGCGCATCACCCGCCGCATCGGCAAGGACAAGGTCAAGAAGGCCTGGATCGCCCTGACCTCCAACCTGGCCGCGCCCATCAAGAAGGCCGCGGGCGTGGACAACTGGAGCTAG